The Chloroflexota bacterium DNA window GGCAGGTGAAAGGGATCGGGCAGCTCAAGAATATACAGCGCCGGGTAATAGGCCAAAAAAATCGCTGGGATGACGTAGGTGAAAAACTGACGCAGGCCAGTGGGGAAAATGTGCATGGGATGCGAGGTCATATAATTACCGCCGTAGGTGAAGATATTGACGACTTCGATGGATTCGACCGTCCAGAAGGTGATCGTTGCCCCAATGATGAACAGCCCCCCGAAGAAAGCCACCTGACTGACGGCCATCAAGGTTGTCAGCAGCGCTTTGAGCGGAGTCCATGCCACGGGGTTGAGCGCCAGCGCAGAGGCAAAAATTCCTGCCCCAACAATGATCTTGCCGATACGGCGCAGGGTGAACTCCGAGCCGAGGACCTGCACGCTGATATTCACCGGACGCAGTAAAAGTTGGTCGAATGTCCCTCGGCGCACATTCTGCCCGAAAAGGGATGGATCGAACCCGGCGAAAATCATATCCATGACGCCAAAGGCGAACTCGGCCATGCCATAGAGAAAAGCCACTTGTCCCAGCGTCCAGCCGCCAAGATTGTCGAAACGCTCGAAGACCAGCGCCAACGAAGCGTACTCGAAGAGCGCAATCAAACCTGTGCCGACCAACTCCAGGGCAAAGGAGGCGCGGTATTGCATCTGTGAGCGAATTTGCACGCCGAGCAGGCGGCGGTAGAGATTTAGTGAGTCGTTCATAACGGTGTAGTATCACGCAAAGGCTTTTGGCGGTGTTCAATCTTCATACTATTCTTTGCGCCTCTGCGTCTTGGCGTGAGATAGTCAATT harbors:
- a CDS encoding ABC transporter permease, whose amino-acid sequence is MNDSLNLYRRLLGVQIRSQMQYRASFALELVGTGLIALFEYASLALVFERFDNLGGWTLGQVAFLYGMAEFAFGVMDMIFAGFDPSLFGQNVRRGTFDQLLLRPVNISVQVLGSEFTLRRIGKIIVGAGIFASALALNPVAWTPLKALLTTLMAVSQVAFFGGLFIIGATITFWTVESIEVVNIFTYGGNYMTSHPMHIFPTGLRQFFTYVIPAIFLAYYPALYILELPDPFHLPAFAPWLAPLAGLSVLMTALAFWRFGIRYYQSTGT